The following are encoded together in the Pan troglodytes isolate AG18354 chromosome 6, NHGRI_mPanTro3-v2.0_pri, whole genome shotgun sequence genome:
- the TMEM140 gene encoding transmembrane protein 140: MAGPRPRWRDQLLFVSIIVLVVVVICLMLYALLWEAGNLTDLPNLRIGFYNFCLWNEDTSTLQCHQFPELEALGVPRVGLALARLGVYGALVLTLFAPQPLLLAQCNSDERAWQLAVGFLAVSSVLLAGGLGLFLSYVWKWVRLSLPGPGFLALGSAQALLILLLIAMAVFPLRAERAESKLESC, encoded by the coding sequence ATGGCCGGCCCAAGGCCTCGGTGGCGCGACCAGCTGCTGTTCGTGAGCATCATAGTCCTCGTGGTTGTGGTCATCTGCCTGATGTTATACGCTCTTCTCTGGGAGGCTGGCAACCTCACTGACCTGCCCAACCTGAGAATCGGCTTCTACAACTTCTGCCTGTGGAATGAGGACACCAGCACCCTACAGTGTCACCAGTTCCCTGAGCTGGAAGCCCTGGGGGTGCCTCGGGTTGGCCTGGCCCTGGCCAGGCTTGGCGTGTACGGGGCCCTGGTCCTCACCCTCTTTGCCCCCCAGCCTCTCCTCCTAGCCCAGTGCAACAGTGATGAGAGAGCGTGGCAGCTGGCAGTGGGCTTCCTGGCTGTGTCCTCTGTGCTGCTGGCTGGCGGCCTGGGCCTCTTCCTCTCCTATGTGTGGAAGTGGGTCAGGCTCTCCCTCCCGGGGCCTGGGTTTCTAGCTCTGGGCAGCGCCCAGGCCTTACTCATCCTCTTGCTTATAGCCATGGCTGTGTTCCCTCTGAGGGCTGAGAGGGCTGAGAGCAAGCTTGAGAGCTGCTAA
- the CYREN gene encoding cell cycle regulator of non-homologous end joining isoform X1, with translation METLQSETKTRVLPSWLTAQVATKNVAPMKAPKRMRMAAVPVAAARLPATRTVYCMNEAEIVDVALGILIESRKQEKACEQPALAGADNPEHSPPCSMSPHTSSGSSSEEEDSGKQALAPGLSPSQRPGGSSSACSRSPEEEEEEDVLKYVREIFFS, from the exons ATGGAAACCTTACAATCCGAGACTAAAACGAGGGTCCTTCCCTCATGGCTGACAGCCCAGGTGGCTACAAAGAATGTGGCACCAATGAAGGCCCCCAAGAGGATGAGAATGGCAGCAGTGCCAGTGGCAGCAGCAAG ACTCCCTGCGACAAGGACTGTGTACTGCATGAATGAGGCCGAGATAGTCGATGTTGCTCTGGGAATCCTGATTGAG AGCCGCAAACAGGAAAAGGCCTGCGAGCAGCCGGCCCTGGCGGGGGCTGATAACCCAGAGCACTCCCCTCCCTGCTCCATGTCGCCTCACACAAGTTCTGGGAGCAGCAGTGAGGAAGAGGACAGTGGGAAACAGGCACTGGCTCCAGGCCTCAGCCCTTCCCAGAGGCCGGGGGGTTCCAGCTCTGCCTGTAGCAGGAgccctgaggaggaggaggaagaggatgtgCTGAAATACGTCCGGGAGATCTTTTTCAGCTAG
- the CYREN gene encoding cell cycle regulator of non-homologous end joining isoform X3, with protein METLQSETKTRVLPSWLTAQVATKNVAPMKAPKRMRMAAVPVAAARCDSSGQKTPANLSRKQEKACEQPALAGADNPEHSPPCSMSPHTSSGSSSEEEDSGKQALAPGLSPSQRPGGSSSACSRSPEEEEEEDVLKYVREIFFS; from the exons ATGGAAACCTTACAATCCGAGACTAAAACGAGGGTCCTTCCCTCATGGCTGACAGCCCAGGTGGCTACAAAGAATGTGGCACCAATGAAGGCCCCCAAGAGGATGAGAATGGCAGCAGTGCCAGTGGCAGCAGCAAGGTGCGACAGCTCTGGTCAGAAGACTCCTGCGAATCTG AGCCGCAAACAGGAAAAGGCCTGCGAGCAGCCGGCCCTGGCGGGGGCTGATAACCCAGAGCACTCCCCTCCCTGCTCCATGTCGCCTCACACAAGTTCTGGGAGCAGCAGTGAGGAAGAGGACAGTGGGAAACAGGCACTGGCTCCAGGCCTCAGCCCTTCCCAGAGGCCGGGGGGTTCCAGCTCTGCCTGTAGCAGGAgccctgaggaggaggaggaagaggatgtgCTGAAATACGTCCGGGAGATCTTTTTCAGCTAG
- the CYREN gene encoding cell cycle regulator of non-homologous end joining isoform X2, giving the protein METLQSETKTRVLPSWLTAQVATKNVAPMKAPKRMRMAAVPVAAARCDSSGQKTPANLTPCDKDCVLHE; this is encoded by the exons ATGGAAACCTTACAATCCGAGACTAAAACGAGGGTCCTTCCCTCATGGCTGACAGCCCAGGTGGCTACAAAGAATGTGGCACCAATGAAGGCCCCCAAGAGGATGAGAATGGCAGCAGTGCCAGTGGCAGCAGCAAGGTGCGACAGCTCTGGTCAGAAGACTCCTGCGAATCTG ACTCCCTGCGACAAGGACTGTGTACTGCATGAATGA